In Engraulis encrasicolus isolate BLACKSEA-1 chromosome 15, IST_EnEncr_1.0, whole genome shotgun sequence, the following proteins share a genomic window:
- the LOC134464491 gene encoding uncharacterized protein LOC134464491: MERGTGDSVISAQPRSQGGHQSASSSTEAESKAEFGTDMAMVWSIQEAVACQTQQIGVSSCGATAVVDVLKALGVTGAGPELVDGCVRTRLRRNDSPLPDYLHSRSEAGATHQQLIGGAEQASEGRVVGRFFHLHPRRQVQLVPWLAGWIRRGAVPVATMNMQRAVPAGEEIPDAWHHQLIFGVGPNAVFMTNPLDVVSEGEVHERLCSESVLLIRRDDVLQRLTNDVPFSTVSEHPDARWKTLDVEGQVRQMIATENEDQPKMTHIVIPAAYKSGVTLFALRDSDIAHNLLEAPELPLL; the protein is encoded by the exons ATGGAGCGTGGGACAGGAGACAGTGTTATCTCGGCACAGCCGCGGTCACAGGGAGGCCACCAGTCTGCCTCCAGTAGCACAGAGGCCGAATCAAAGGCGGAATTCGGCACAGACATGGCCATGGTGTGGTCTATCCAGGAGGCAGTGGCGTGCCAAACCCAGCAGATTGGCGTGTCGTCGTGTGGTGCCACCGCGGTGGTGGATGTGTTGAAGGCACTGGGCGTCACTGGGGCGGGACCTGAGCTGGTGGACGGATGCGTCAGAACGCGGCTACGGCGGAACGACTCCCCACTGCCAGACTACCTGCATTCACGGAGTGAGGCTG GTGCCACCCACCAGCAGCTGATTGGCGGTGCGGAGCAGGCGAGCGAGGGCCGCGTGGTAGGCCGTTTCTTCCACCTGCACCCCCGGCGCCAGGTGCAGCTGGTACCCTGGCTGGCCGGCTGGATCCGCAGAGGCGCCGTGCCCGTGGCCACCATGAACATGCAGAGGGCGGTGCCCGCCGGGGAGGAGATTCCGGACGCCTGGCACCACCAGCTGATCTTTGGTGTGGGACCCAACGCCGTGTTCATGACCAACCCTCTGGACGTGG TAAGCGAGGGGGAGGTCCATGAACGCCTCTGCAGTGAGTCTGTTCTCCTGATTCGTCGAGACGATGTTCTGCAGAGATTGACCAATGACGTCCCCTTTTCCACCGTCTCAGAGCACCCTGATGCTCGATGGAAGACGCTAGATGTAGAAG GTCAAGTAAGGCAGATGATTGCTACGGAAAATGAAGACCAGCCGAAGATGACACACATTGTTATCCCAGCAGCCTATAAGTCTGGGGTGACCCTTTTTGCCCTCAGG